The following are encoded together in the Triticum dicoccoides isolate Atlit2015 ecotype Zavitan chromosome 6B, WEW_v2.0, whole genome shotgun sequence genome:
- the LOC119320550 gene encoding uncharacterized protein LOC119320550, which produces PTRTHTHVGSHLSRLPRSPFSTPRRHQISAIPAVPHRPALLPEVTSPCSPSPPTGFSPRPGESRLLAAKAAAARRLERRRLLLEHRAVDLASRALAARAGIDATHARRLAVTRDISSTNGEIEDAQQKAEEWDRFYESKRKEMEEFRPSSPQPPSTPAVATSQSHEQPPG; this is translated from the coding sequence CCCACGCGCACACACACCCACGTTGGATCCCATCTCTCTCGTCTTCCTCGATCCCCTTTCTCCACCCCACGCCGCCACCAGATTTCGGCGATCCCCGCCGTTCCCCACCGCCCAGCTCTCCTCCCCGAGGTCACCTCTCCCTGCTCACCATCTCCACCGACCGGTTTCTCTCCTCGCCCAGGAGAgtcccgcctcctcgccgccaaggccgccgccgcccgccgcctcgagcggcgccgcctcctcctcgagcaCCGCGCTGTAGACCTCGCCTCCCGCGCCCTTGCCGCCCGCGCTGGCATCGACGCCACCCACGCGCGCCGCCTCGCCGTCACCCGCGACATCAGCTCGACCAACGGCGAGATCGAGGACGCGCAGCAGAAGGCGGAGGAGTGGGACCGCTTCTACGAGTCCaagaggaaggagatggaggagTTCCGGCCGTCATCTCCACAGCCTCCATCCACCCCGGCTGTAGCCACTTCTCAATCCCACGAGCAGCCTCCTGGC